The Methanocaldococcus infernus ME region TAAAGTTGGCTGAGAGCTTAGATAAAGATGATATCTTAGTTATCAACCTTTCAGGTAGAGGAGATAAGGATGTCCAAACAGTGGCTAAGGCATTGGGAAGGGAACTATGATGAGAATCATAAAAGAGCTTTATAAAAAATACTATCAATACTCAATAAAAAATAACCTTTTAGAGGTTCCAGAGAGGTTAAGGGATAGGGAATTTGCCTATGGCTATGAGAATAAAGTAGATAATAGGAATCTATCCTTCTCTTCTGAAAAGGAGTATAAGTCTTGGGTTTTAAGATATACTCCTTACCATCTCTATAAATCTTTGGCATATATGAAGTATCCTAAAAACTCTGGAGCTAAGAATAAGGGAATCTATGGGAGAGAGTTAGCTTTTGACATAGATGCCCATAAAACAGAGAAGTGCGAGCATAGAGATGATTGGATCTGTAAGTATTGCTTAGACTCAGCTAAAAGGCAAGCTATTTACTTAATTGAAGAGTTTTTATTTGAAGACTTTGGTTTGAGTGAAGAAGACATAAAGATAGCTTTTAGTGGGAATAGGGGTTATCACATCTATATAAAGCCAAAAGATATAGAGGTTAAAAAGAAGATAGAGAAGTATAGTAAGAATGAGAGAAGGGTTATTCTAAACTACATCCTTGGGAGAAATTTAAATTTATCTAACCTAAACTCTGCCTGGAGGAGAAGGTTAATAAATATTTTAAGGAAGTATAAAATTAGTGTAAAAGAGCTGAAGAATGAGAGGAATTGGAAGAAAGTTTTAGAGAGGAGGGAGGATAAAGAGAGAGTATATAATATTATAAAAAAAGCTCTCAACATTGAGATAGATGAGAAGGTTATGGAAGATGATATAAGGTTATTAAGGGTTATAAACTCTCTTCATGGTTACACAGGGTTAATAGTAAAAGAGCTAACCTACAAAGAGTTAAAAAAATTTAATCCTCTTAAAGATGCTGTGTTTGAAGAGTTTGAGAATGAAAAATTTAAGGTTAGTATTAATGAAGAGATTGACAAGATAAAAATAGCTGGGAAGAGTTATTCTTCAAAGAGCAAAAGTGTCTCAGGAACAGCCCTTCTATACTTATTTGGACATAAAATAGACTTCAATATTCTTAACTAAGTTTTCTCCAACCTTAACCTTCTTACAAGTCTTTTCTTTAAAAAGTCTTAACTTTCCAGCTTTACAGAAGTGCTGAATCCTTAAACCCATATCTTTTAAAGTTTTGTCATTAAATTCTTTTCCTTTAAACTCTTCCAGAACTTTCTCAACTGAGCCACAAGGGGTTTCTTTTAAAATTTCATATTTATAAATTTTGTTATTCTTTATGTAAAGCTTAACCTTTGGAGTTCCAAAGTATTTATTAAAGGGCTCTATTGGCAGATCTGAGCATAATAACTCTGGAGCATAAACATTTTTAAATTTTTTAGCCAATCCCTTACCAAAGCTTATGCCTAAGATTATTGGCTCTTCCCCTTTCTCTCTAATCTTTTTTATCACTTCTAAGGTAGCATCTGGGTCTCTTATGTAAAGGATATATAAGTCATGATTAAGAGGCTTATCAAAGCTAACCTTTAGATCATCAAGCTCTCCTGAGTAGGAAACCCTTATTAAGTCTGTTGGAAACCTCTTACTTATGGTTTTATATGCATTCTCTCCATAGACTCCATCAGTTATTATAGCTACTTTCAAGCTCTCACAAAATTTAAATTTTTTTCAGGAATTCCCAGAAGGTTTTAACAGCACTTGGATTTTTTGGCCTTCTACTCTTTATTAAGTATAAGTATCTTGTTATATCTAAATCTTCTATAGGAACAATTCTAACTAAACCAGCACTCTCAGCCTTCTTAGCAGGGATCTCTGAAATGATACTTATCCCATAACCTTCAGAGACAGCTGTAATAACTGATGAAGTGCTTCCTAATCTCATGGTGACATTTAAATCCATCATTGAATACCCTTTCTTGTTTAGAGCCTCTTCAATAGTTTTCTTAGTTCCTGAGCCTTCCTCTCTATCTATATAGTCTTCATTTAATATTTCTTCAAATTTAACACTCTTCCTTTTTGCAAATGGGTGGTTTGGAGGAACTATAAGGACTAACCTATCCTTCCCAATAATTATGTAATCATAATCTTTACTTTTCAAGTATCCAACTGATATAACATCAGCTAACCCTTCTTCAAGAGCTTTATAGCATCTTTCAGTGTCAAGAATGTTTACATCAAAATCTACACTTGGATACTTCTCTTTAAACTCCTTTATAATTGAGGGTAAGATATATTCTCCTGGAATGGTTGAAGCATAAAGCCTTATAGTACCTTCTGGCACTTCACTTAGAGACTTCATTAAAATTTTAGCCTCTTCAACCATATCCAATATAGCTTTAGCCTTCTCATAAAGTATCTTCCCCTCTGGAGTTAGCTCTACTCCTTCAGGAGTTCTAACAAAGAGTTGGGCATCAAAATACTTCTCTAAGGTAGCTATGTGATTACTTACAGTTCCCTGTGTTATTCCTAAGATCTTAGCTGCCTTTGAAAAGCTCTTTGTTTCACTTGCCACTAAGAAGGTTTTAAAATATTTTAACTTAGGATCCAAATTAACACCTCTTAACTTTATTTAATAGTAATTAAATAACTTAGTACTATATATTAAATTTTTTGGTGAGACCATGCCAGAGCATATCTTATCTGGAATTAAGGCAATAGTTGCTAAGAAGTTAAAAGAGAAGGGCTATTTACAGAGGGAGATTGCTAAGAAGATAAAGGTTGATAGGAGTATGGTTTCCCACTATCTACATGGAAGATTTCCTAAGAAAAAAGTTATAGAGTTTGTAAAAATTATTGAGGAGTTGCCACCAAGCTGTGGCTCCAAGTTGATACATTCAATAGCCAATGATAAAGAGTTAGCTAAGGAATTGGTTAAAGAGCTATATAACCCTAAGCTTGTATGGGATAGGGATAAGTGCCTATTCTGTGGCTCCTGCCTTGTGTGTGAGGCACTCACATTAGAAGGAGAAACTTTAAATATAAATTTTGAAAAATGTTACTTGTGTGGAGAATGCACATTTATATGTCCAACAAAGGCACTAACACTTAAGAGGGATAGTAATGATAAAAGCTGAAAAATCTGTTTTTGATGAAGGTTTTGAAATTTCAAGGGAAGGAAAAGAAAAAAGAGAGCTAATTTGGAATAATAATAAGTGTGTTGGTTGTGGCATCTGTTATGATGTGTGCCCTGCTCAAGCCATAGTTTTAGGACCCTTAGGAGCAATAGCTAAGGGGATAATAGATACTTTTAAACTAAATATTGATGAAAATAAGTGTATTTTATGTGGTCTCTGTGCTTCAGCATGTCCATTTGATGCTCTTAACTTGTATATCAATGGAGTGAATAGTAAAGATATTGAGAGATATCCAAAGATAAAGAGAGATATAGAGGTTAGCCAAGAAACCTGTGTTCTCTGTGAGCAGTGTGAAGTTGTCTGTCCAAAAGAGGCTATAAGGGTTCATAGAGAATTAACTGAAAGGAGTAAGTTTGTGGTTGGAGAAATCAACATAAATAAAGAGAAGTGTGTTTACTGTGGAATCTGTGCTGACTACTGTCCAGCTGATGCTATAATTTTAGAGAGAGTTATCCCAACTCCAACAAATCCTAAGCCAGTTGTTGATATTAGAGTTGATACAGAGAGATGTGTCTATTGTAGGGTTTGTGAATATGTCTGTCCTCATGATGCTATAGAAGCTATCTGTTACAAGTGTCCTCTTCATAAGAGAATTCCTCATGCTAAGTTATATGAAGATATTAAAGGAGAGACCATTGTTGATAAAGAGCTCTGTGTCACATGTGGGTGGTGCTCACATATCTGTCCTGTCAATGCTATAAAGGTTGAGAAGCCATTTGAAGGAGAGGTTAAGATTGACACTGAAAAGTGTAATGCCTGTGAAGCCTGTGTCTATATTTGCCCATGCTCAGCCTTAGAATTCCCAGAGGCTAAGAAGAAGGGTGAGAAGGTTACTAAGTTAGTTGTCAATCAAAACCTCTGTGTTCTCTGTGGAGCCTGTGCTAAGGCTTGTCCTGTCAATGCTATAAAGGTTGAGAGAACTAAGATTAATTTTGAAAGAGAACCAATTTCAAAGGCTTGGAGGAATGCATTTAATAAGTTATTAAAGGTGAACTAAATGAAGGGCTATGATTTAGTTATTTTCAAAGAAAGATGTCATGGCTGTGGAAACTGTGTAGTTGCCTGCCCAGTTAATGCTCAGGATCCAAACACTTGGGGAGGAAAGGGATCAAAAAGTGAAGATGTAGTTATTAGAGTTGAAAATGGAACTGTAGAGCTTGTTAAACCTGAACTCTGTGGGGGCTGTGGAGCCTGTGTTGAGGCTTGTCCAGTAGATGCTATAAAGTTAGTGGTTAGGTGGTAAATTA contains the following coding sequences:
- the priS gene encoding DNA primase catalytic subunit PriS, encoding MRIIKELYKKYYQYSIKNNLLEVPERLRDREFAYGYENKVDNRNLSFSSEKEYKSWVLRYTPYHLYKSLAYMKYPKNSGAKNKGIYGRELAFDIDAHKTEKCEHRDDWICKYCLDSAKRQAIYLIEEFLFEDFGLSEEDIKIAFSGNRGYHIYIKPKDIEVKKKIEKYSKNERRVILNYILGRNLNLSNLNSAWRRRLINILRKYKISVKELKNERNWKKVLERREDKERVYNIIKKALNIEIDEKVMEDDIRLLRVINSLHGYTGLIVKELTYKELKKFNPLKDAVFEEFENEKFKVSINEEIDKIKIAGKSYSSKSKSVSGTALLYLFGHKIDFNILN
- a CDS encoding DUF166 family protein, which translates into the protein MKVAIITDGVYGENAYKTISKRFPTDLIRVSYSGELDDLKVSFDKPLNHDLYILYIRDPDATLEVIKKIREKGEEPIILGISFGKGLAKKFKNVYAPELLCSDLPIEPFNKYFGTPKVKLYIKNNKIYKYEILKETPCGSVEKVLEEFKGKEFNDKTLKDMGLRIQHFCKAGKLRLFKEKTCKKVKVGENLVKNIEVYFMSK
- a CDS encoding selenium metabolism-associated LysR family transcriptional regulator — protein: MDPKLKYFKTFLVASETKSFSKAAKILGITQGTVSNHIATLEKYFDAQLFVRTPEGVELTPEGKILYEKAKAILDMVEEAKILMKSLSEVPEGTIRLYASTIPGEYILPSIIKEFKEKYPSVDFDVNILDTERCYKALEEGLADVISVGYLKSKDYDYIIIGKDRLVLIVPPNHPFAKRKSVKFEEILNEDYIDREEGSGTKKTIEEALNKKGYSMMDLNVTMRLGSTSSVITAVSEGYGISIISEIPAKKAESAGLVRIVPIEDLDITRYLYLIKSRRPKNPSAVKTFWEFLKKI
- a CDS encoding 4Fe-4S binding protein, whose product is MPEHILSGIKAIVAKKLKEKGYLQREIAKKIKVDRSMVSHYLHGRFPKKKVIEFVKIIEELPPSCGSKLIHSIANDKELAKELVKELYNPKLVWDRDKCLFCGSCLVCEALTLEGETLNINFEKCYLCGECTFICPTKALTLKRDSNDKS
- the fwdF gene encoding tungsten-dependent formylmethanofuran dehydrogenase subunit FwdF, translating into MIKAEKSVFDEGFEISREGKEKRELIWNNNKCVGCGICYDVCPAQAIVLGPLGAIAKGIIDTFKLNIDENKCILCGLCASACPFDALNLYINGVNSKDIERYPKIKRDIEVSQETCVLCEQCEVVCPKEAIRVHRELTERSKFVVGEININKEKCVYCGICADYCPADAIILERVIPTPTNPKPVVDIRVDTERCVYCRVCEYVCPHDAIEAICYKCPLHKRIPHAKLYEDIKGETIVDKELCVTCGWCSHICPVNAIKVEKPFEGEVKIDTEKCNACEACVYICPCSALEFPEAKKKGEKVTKLVVNQNLCVLCGACAKACPVNAIKVERTKINFEREPISKAWRNAFNKLLKVN
- a CDS encoding 4Fe-4S binding protein, with amino-acid sequence MKGYDLVIFKERCHGCGNCVVACPVNAQDPNTWGGKGSKSEDVVIRVENGTVELVKPELCGGCGACVEACPVDAIKLVVRW